The DNA sequence AATGATAGAATATGCGGTCTACATAGAACAGATGACGGACGGTCTGTCTATCGTATTCACATGCTGGACGATATCGGCATTGACACGGATGCGAACGTGAAGTTTATACTGCGCAACATCAGGAGGCGTTAGACACACGCCTATTCTCCCCTACACAGATGAAAAATCGAAAATATGCACATCGCACATATGCACATGACCCATTTACCCATCGTGCATGGATGCATTGGtgtccctttttttttttttttttttaatatcccTTTGATACATCCTTTTAAACGTAATTTTCCGCTAAAAATGACccattataatattcatcTTTGGCGTAataattgaatatattaaagaaatataacaCTTTTTATTTCTGGTAGCTATGCACTCATCATATACTTGTTTATTATGAATAGGTTATATCTACAAATTTTtgcagtatatatatttttttttttttttgtttactaCGAATTGacgctaaaaaaaaaaaaaattactaggGCTTGTATCACTATGCTTTCAAAGATACAAAAATATCTTGCTAATTAATgaagtacatatgtataaattcacttatgtacatttttcaaactttttttttaatttttcaaaattgacGCAATTATATAAAGCTTTTTAACAATTGCACTGTTCTGGTgaaaaaagagcaaaataAGCAgggccaaaaaaaaaaaaaaaaaaaaaatcaaaaggaaaaggaaaaggaaaaggaaaaatagtcagaaaaattataaggaaaaatGCCTTCTGATAAGTCCACAAAAACTCCGTAAAATGTTCATTTAGGAGACTTGAAAAATTTTCAGTGCTAATTAATATAAGCCTTAAGTTACTAAACGACGTAATGCAAATAACACATTTTTAGGTTAAACATGcgttgtaaaaaaaaaaaataataataaaataaaagcttAAGTTTTAGCATATTTGTATTGATGTATCTTCGGTGGGTATTTAcacagatatatataaagatttaTACATTAGCATATATGAACGTATGTGCGCAAAATTGTGAACTTgtgtaaatatttgtaagTGCCACTGGTAAACAATAGCTGATAGgtactttttataaataattttttttttcttgccCAAACACATTCAATATTAAGCACACcatataaacaattttaaatagttacaacaacaaaaaaaaaaaaaaaaaaagtctatCTTTTTGGACGAATTTACGTTGTTcgtatgttaaaaaatttaactgTTCTCGCTTATCATTTCACCTGTAAAGTTTTCAATTCGAGAGTTAACAAACGttgaagggaaaaaaaaaataaaaatacatgcaTACGACAGTATATGAATAACGCAGAACATGCATAAATATGCAAGGTcctatacatttacatacatgcgtatatacatacatacacatatagtTCTAAACCTAGTAACGTCAATTTTACACCTTTTGTAATAAGTAAAGAAAACGTACTAAAAATGCACGAAGGGGAGGAAGCAAATTcagaagaaaacaaaaaagttaatataaagtctattcattttatattaaagaaatcGGAGGAGTTGGAAAAGGATCATTTATTAGGTACAACTGTATAGGGTAAAATGGGAGAAGCTTTTGCTACAGACGCTTcgtaaaaatttatgtatttgtgtGTGCAAACGGGTATGTGTGggtgtatacatacatgtatattttttgtttttatgctATTCCTGCTTCTTTTCAGAGGGTGAACAGTCTTGAAACgagcatttatatatatatatatatattttttttttttttttcattattttttcccttattttttattatcgcCCCTTTTTCAATGCGTAGTTTCCTTTCTCTGTACACTTTACATTGCCGAgcaattaaataattacctcaaaaataattatggcGATACAGGTACAAAGTAGTATACAACAAGAGCGAGCGTGAAACTCATttacaaaaagtaaaaaaatatgaataagcATAAAGAGTTTAAAATAGGAGAAGATATAAGGACGTGTTTACGTTAACAATATACAATtctatcttttttctttttttttctatttttaaagaagCGAAAAACATTATGATAAAATGCATAGATAAAGCTGAACAAATCAGGCCATTATTTGACTCGGTAGACTACAATAAGTTAGCTGATTTTTGCAAAAGTAAACATGAAACTGGACACTTAAGAAGTGCATAGGCGCTTGCAGGATAATATGCTTCTACGTATACTTCTATGTATGCATGCGCGCACTTAcgtgtacatgtatgtatttttttcctcGTACAGAGTTATTCTTAGCAGCTGATAAATGCGATAGAAATGAGGAGATGACAAAAAGAACAATGCACATGTTTTTCACTTcgcaaatattttatgaaatactTAATCACTTTAGACAACTAGATGatgatgaaaaagaaaaatacatgtaTGCTAAATATAAGAccatatacttaaaaaagtGTTTTGACAAAGATATAAAACCCGAGTCAGGCTTACCAGTGGAACAAAAGGGAGAAACTTCGCTTTCAGGTTTTCTACGTTATTTACAGTTTTAGATAGTAGAGCATCTAATGTGcctacatacatacgtgccCAGATGCAAGCGAATATACATGCATAGATACATTCCCGTATACaggtatatatgcatacatatgtgtatgtgcgCGCTTGTTACTAGCAGAGTCCGATGGAGAGATCAGGAAAGAGGGAAAAGAAATGAACGAAAAATCGGCCCATAATGAaacaataaatgaaaaaattatcataaaaaatgataaccacaataattattttgagGATATTAAGGAACTTGAATtgggttaaaaaaaaaaaaaaaaaaattaagattaaaaaataaaaaataaaaaacgattaaatatatgaagtgaaataaaaattttgcacAGAGTAACGTGCGACATAATCATCATATTCGTgctacataaaaatatatacatatttgtatacatatatatatgtttattggAGTgagcaaattttttttttttttttttattatgaacaGATAAGTGcaaaaaagtagaaaaaaatgtGGATTTTGCCTTAAGTTTAAGGCACGCCCAATATGCCGTAAATGGTCCATAAGAAAATGCACGAAAAGACGTACAAATTCAtttgtacaaatatacacaaatatgcTCATGTACACACAAATATGTGCAGTACACCCCAatacaattaaataattatacaaatataataatacattgtTGCTGTTTTTACATTTGGTTTGTCCTAAACCCCTATATATTGGTATAATTCAAATGCTACaagtatatgcatatttgtataaatatgtgtatattttttcatgtcATTAATTCAGCCATAATGTTTGAAGATTTGACCACAGCAAAACGAGAATTACAACTTGCCCTCTCATACCTGGAATAGCCGTTTTAAGCTAAGAacgtaaatttttttaatgtcaTTCTGTTATTCCTCCTCTTtcgaattttataaatttttcataattcataatatttctttgGACAAGAGTCCAaacaaaggaaaaataaaaccaaATAACATAATATCGAAGAATTAACCGCTCAAAATATAACACCCGTTaggtatgtatgcatgtaggtatgtttgtatgtatatatgtatgtgtgtatgtatatacgtatgtgtgtatgtatatatgtatatttgtatgtatatacgtatgtg is a window from the Plasmodium malariae genome assembly, chromosome: 2 genome containing:
- the PmUG01_02020600 gene encoding vacuolar protein sorting-associated protein VTA1, putative, whose product is MHEGEEANSEENKKVNIKSIHFILKKSEELEKDHLLVSFLCTLYIAEQLNNYLKNNYGDTEAKNIMIKCIDKAEQIRPLFDSVDYNKLADFCKKLFLAADKCDRNEEMTKRTMHMFFTSQIFYEILNHFRQLDDDEKEKYMYAKYKTIYLKKCFDKDIKPESGLPVEQKGETSLSAESDGEIRKEGKEMNEKSAHNETINEKIIIKNDNHNNYFEDIKELELDKCKKVEKNVDFALSLRHAQYAVNAIMFEDLTTAKRELQLALSYLE